Sequence from the Paenibacillus riograndensis SBR5 genome:
ACACCATACTTCACCAGCTCAGTTAATGCCTGCTCGGCTGGATGGCCTTTTAGGTCCACTGCCGCAGGAGTGCCCGCATTCTGACCGGAATAGGCGTTCACTTTCACCCATTTCCCCGTAGCGGCATCCAGTACTTCGTACTGGTTCTGTTCGTTGACCGGCAGCGGACTGTAGACCAGCTTCACTTGCGGTTCTACATACCCAATATTGTTATATCCGCCTATGCGGTTGTATTGCAGCTTCATGGCATAGCGGTCCTTGTAGCTCTGCATTGCCTCGCTTTGGGATATTGCCGGGGTTGGCTGCCCTTGTATCGTTGTGAAATCCGGATTCGCTGCAGAATAGCTTTCCAGCCTGCCGTAAATATCCATTGCCAGCGTTACACCTGTATCACTTACCGGGATACCGTTATAATAGCGCACAAATTGAAAACGGAAGCCCTTGCCGTCCGGAAGCACACTCCATGTTCCACCATGCTCAGCCAGCTTAAGAACACTGCTGGCCTGATCATACAAACGGTTGACAAGTAATATGGCTTGCTGCTTGGCTTCGGCCTGGGTCAGCTTCTTTCCTCCGGCAGGAGCTGGCTGTGGCTTCACATCCTTGCTGCCGGTAAATTGCTCCAGCTGATACTGGTAGATTTGGCCGGTTGCCGCATCCACCTCTGCGTAAGAGCTGGCTGGAAACGCGGCCATGCGTGTGTTGCTGTTATCCCTCCAGGACAGCCTCCAGACTTTTTGCTTCGTATTCGGGTAGCCAGTGCCCAACGATTGATTGTCCGGCTTGCGTTCTGCCGGAATGGCTACAACCTGCTGCACAAGCTTGGCAGCTTCTGCAGCGGTAATCTCTTTGCCGGTACCGGCCGCTTGAAACCGTTCCTTGGCCTGGGGCACAGCTTCATATGTTATCGGTAAGGCGGAGGCTTCAGCCCCTTCGTTGTCTATACTTTTACCGGTCTGGGCATTTATTGAATACAGCGATTGTTCCTGTGGACGCCAGCCCAGCACCCACTTCTCTATGGTGTTGTCCTTATACACCGGAATATAGTACAGGCCTACGGCAAAACCGTCCGTAAACTTCTTCTGCGCCGATTCCAAAGAAATAGCAGGTTTGGCGGATGGATACTCCGGCCCGGGGGCCGTCTTGCTGAATTGGAGAACATCGCCGTTGCCGTTTACAGTGACCGAGAGTACATCCGAAGCTGAAGGCAGGCCGTTCTTCAGGAGCTTGAAGTAGAAATTGTATTGTACCGTCCCGAAAAGGCTCCCTCCTACCGGATTCATGGCCTCATTATCCGACAGCTGAATATCATCAGGCCCCAGGGAAGGCGCCGCTTTGGCAATAAACTTCCGGGCCTGCTCCAGCGCATCGGCACGCGTCAATTTGGGAGGATAATAGGCATCCTGCTGCAAAAATGGATACGTGATATAAGTATTGATTAAATCCCCGGTAAGCGCGTCAACCTGGGTCGAAAACCCATAGCTTGTGCCGCCAATCTCATAACTCCACGAAATATTCCAGATCATCTGATTGCTGCTGGGCGGCCAGGAATTGTCCTCTCCCAGACGGACACCGGATACCGTTGCATCCTTCAGAACCGGGAACAGCTCTCTGGTCTTGGCAACGGCTTGATCCTCTGTGATTTTAGCTTTGGAAGGATCGGGGGTGACTGCGGCTTGTCCGCCAGCATCCATAACTGAAGGCACAGCAACCGCAGAGGCAGAGCTTGACTCGGCCGCTGCCAGTCCGCCAGGCAGCAGCAGGGTGAGAGCTACTGTAGAGATCAGCGCGGCTTTGACCGTGTGATGAACGAATGGGGAACTGTTTTTCGTATGTTCATGTCTATCCAAAAAATTCATCCTCCTCAATATGATTCCATTAATCTTCTAAGTATAAAGATTCAAGCTTATTTTTTCCATATTTTATTTACGACAGGAAACTACAGATGCACGGAACAAAAACGGCTGTGCCGTCCTCCACGGGACAGCGCAGCCGTCTTGGTTCTAGCGTTACCTGGAGAACGACTCCCCATGAATCCTACGGCAACTCTTTAAGTGGAAAAAGGTTAACTAATTTGCCGAAGTACCCTACCCTCGGGCAGATGAAGTGGAAAAAGGTACACTAATTCAGCTCATTTCGCCATTGGACCGGAAATGTAGCCCAATTAGGTTCCATTTTTCCACTTAACTCTCAGGATTTCTTAATTTCCGGAAAAATAAGTTCCCTTTTTCCAACTAGCACCTGCGAAGAAGCCGGTAAGTAAGCGTTAGTTGAAATTAGGATATTTAGACCGGCTCCCCCTTACTCGGCCTTCGCCGCCCCAGCAACGGTATTTCTGCTGTTATTTCTGGGCTAACCGGCCTTCGGCACTCCAACAACGGTATTTCTGCCGTTGTTTCTGGGCAAGCTGGCCTTCGGCTTACGGCCGCAGGGATCCCCACCGCTCCAAAATCAACGGGGGCGTTCTGAACACGAATCGCCCTATTCCTTCACGCTCTATCCGCAGCCGTTGCGGACAGGAGAGCCGCTATTGATAGAAGATTCGTTTATTCCGCAGGACGGACTGAGAGGCCTTTATTTGTCCCTTTCCCCTTTATTTCAGGCTACATCGAACAATATAACGGCTCCTGAGTCCGTAACTGCTGAAAAAGTAAGATTTTTGGAAAAATAAGGGTTCCTCAGTCCGCTTCCGTCCGCGAATGGAGTCTAATCCTCCTGTAGAGCCCCATCCTCCTGCATCGCTTATATCCTCGGAGGCTTCCACGGTATCTACACTTTTTTACATTGAATAATTTCCTATACAACAAAAAAAGACCTCATCCGTCGATTCCGACAGAGAGGCCAGTTGCGGGAGCAGCGCCCCAGTTCGCTTGATTAACGCCGCCATTTCATAAATTTGTAATCCATAACATCCACCAGCAGGAACAGTACAAAACCGACCAGGCTGAACAGCATAATGCCTGCATACATCTCCGGATAGTCCAGCCGCAGCCAGGCATCCATGATGAAAAAGCCCATCCCGTGCTCCGTGCCGTAAATTTCGGTGAAAAACAAAACAGATATCGCGGTTCCGAGCGAGATACGGATCGTGCTGAGTATGACTGACAATGCCCCAGGCAGGGTCACATTCCAGAATTTCTGTCCTGTGCTTGCGCCGATACTGGTCAGGACATCATACGTGCTCTCGGGGATCGCCTTAACCCCGTCGCGCACGGAAATGATGACCTGGAACAGCAGAATCAGCATAATCATCAGCACTTTGGAGGTTTCCCCCAGACCGAAGAAGAGCATAACCACCGGCAGCAGCGCAATCTTCGGAATCGGATAGGTGAGGTATACTACCGGGTCCAACAGCCGGTTCCACAGCGGAGAACGGCCCATCAAGAGACCAATCAGCAGACCGATCAGCAAGGCCAGAAGCACGCCTTCGAAGATCCGCAGCAGGCTGTATCCGACATTCAGGGCCACATCCTTGGCCCCCAGCTGGAACATGGCCTCATAGACTGCTCCGGGGCTGGGCAGAATCGGATGATGCATCAGCAGATAGGCAATGTACCAGACCAGGTTCATGCCCAAAAAGACAAACAACAGCCGCAGCAAGTGTGGAAAACGCCGTTTTTTCACCATTTCGCAAGCATTACCTTTCTGATCCGTTTGCTCTGCTCAAAAAACTCATCACTGTCCCGCTTCTCCGCATGTTTCATGGCAAAGACAGATGCGTTGTCGAGGACTTCAGGGGTATCCTCTTTGGCTGATGGCATCACAACGATTTTTTGCCCCAGCAGAATCGCCTCTTCCACATCATGGGTGACAAACAGCGCAGCAGCCGGATGTGTCAGCCAATTATCCAGGAAAATCTGCTGGAGCGCTTCGCGGGTAATGGCATCCAGCGCGGAGAACGGCTCATCCAGCAGCAGGATCGCCGGCTGAATGGCAAAAGCCCGGGCGATCGCCACCCGCTGCTGCTGCCCTCCGCTCAGGGAGAGCGGGTAGCGGCCGGCGAGCTCAGCAATCCCCATTGACTGCAGCCAATGGGTAATTTCCGCTTCCATGGCTTCCCTGTTCCCTCCAGCCGGGCGGGTAATCTTCATAGCCACCCGGATGTTATCGCGGACTGTTTTCCAGGGCAGCAATCCGTAATTCTGCGGAACCAGCCCGATCAGCGTTCCCTGGTCATGCACGGATTTCCCGTTGAACAGCAGTTCACCCCCATAATCCGGCAGAAGACCTGCCACCGCGCGCAGCAGCGTGGATTTCCCGCTGCCGGAGGGCCCGATAATCGTGTATATGCCATGCTCGGGCAAGGTTAAATCGACCTGCCCGAGAGCCTTTTGTCCGCTTTTATATTCCACTTGAAGTGCTTTGATGCTCAGTCCGCTATTTCTTAAACTGGACATCGGAGATCACTTCTTCGGCCGGTATATTTTTGGTCAGTAGGCCTTTTTCCCGGGCCCAGGCAAATGCCGCTTCCACTTCTTTCACGTCCACCTGATTCGCCGGCAGATACTCCGGCACTGTAATCTGATCCTTCAGGGTATCCGGGTAGCCGACCTCCTTGATAATCAGATCGATATATTCGGATTGGTCGTGTGATTTCATATAAGCTACCGCTTCATCATAGGCGGCATACATATCCTGAATAGCCTGCCCTTTGGCGTCTATTACGCTTTGCGGAAAGGCCAGCACAAACGGATTTATTCCGGCAGTCTTGGTAGAGCTGAGCACGCGCAGGCCTGCAGCTTTGCCCATAGTGACATAAGGCTCAGGCAATACAGCCGCATCCGCTTTTTGGTTTTTCAGCAGTTCCAGACGGGTTGGAATTTGCGGCACCTCGGTCACCTTTATGTCCTCTTCGGTCAGACCTGCCTGCTTCAGCATCATTGCCACCGTATATTGGGTTGAAGTGTTTTTGGACAGAATCACCGTCTTGCCCTTAAGGTCCTTCACCTCTTGGACTCCGTCATTTCCGGTCAGCAGATCGAACTCGCCAGTGGTAGTACTGGTGATCTTGACATCCAGCCCCGCTTCATTGTAAATCGAAATTGCGACCAAATCCGCGCTGATTCCATCCACCTTGCCGGCCTGGAAGGCCACATCACGGTCTTTGGCGCTTTTGAACGTCTGAATCTCCAGATTCACGTTATGCTCTTTGTCGAAGCCCTGCTCGTGGGCAATAATGAATGGAATCGCATCAATCGAAGGTAAAAGTCCCAGTGTCAGTGCCGCCGCTTCAGCGGGTGCATCACTTGCAGCCGGTGCGTCTCCAGCAGCATTTCCTGTAGCAGGCGCGCCTGCATTATTCGTATTTGAGCCGCAGCCCACCGCCACCATACTAATCGCAGCGACCAGCATAAACAGCATCATTAGGTGTTTCCAGTTTCTTCTCTCCATGGTTCTCGAGTAGCCTCCATCTTCTTGTTGATTGGGTTCTGAGCTTTTTTCCTCCTGGGGGTCCGCCTGCAATATACATCCGCATATGCGAATTTATTCACATAAGGACATGCAAGAAGGGACGCCGTCCTCAGAAACAGAGGCCCCGCTTCCGGCCTTCCTGACAAATCTGTTTTTGCGGGACTTATGTACGCTGCCTGTCCCCCGAAAAGCTCAAGTAATGCAATTCTACACCCATTGCTCTATTTTGTATATTTATAAATTGAAATAATTTGCCGGATTTCTCCACGGCAAAAAGCTTTCCCCTGCCTGTCCAGGCCGGGAAAAGCTGCAGATTCTCAAGGCTGTTCCTTTATTTAGAGCAGATCGAACTTCACCTCAGCCATTTTTGCCGGAGGCATTGCTCCGGGATCTCCATCCCAAAAACCTATTTCAAGAACAGCAGCTATGCGTTCCTTGTCCTGCACGCCAAAAGCGTTCATTTGCTTCCGGTCATATATCCAGTCATTCATCGTCCGCCTTACCCCCAGCCTGCGCTCGCAGGCAAGCAATTGGAAGTTCTGCAGCAGGCAGCAGACCGCAGCGAAATCCTCATCCCGCTTGTACGGGTCACTCTCTTCCTTCATGACCACAATAAGGTATGCCGGAGCAGGTTCCTGCAGGCCGGACAGCCTGCCGCTGCCGCCATTGTCGGCATAGATGAATCTCCAAGGCTCTCTCAGCCCGTCATTCGGCGCCCATACCGCATCATTCAGCAGCTCCAGCACCAGCTGCCGGGGTACAGGCTGTCCGGAAAAGAAGCCGGAGCCGCGCAGCTCCGGGCGGAAATCGAATAATGTCATATGATCCCTCCTATTTCAGGCTCTATATAGAGTGAACTTAAGATATTTACATTAGGGACTTCGTCGGGACTCCGGTGAATGTTTGGACTTCCGGCCGCTGTTGTCTGCAGATTTCTTGATTGGTACCGCTGTTCGCGGTGGAAATCCGCAGACAAAGGCGGACGCATTCGCTCCTACAGTTCCAAACTTCCCCTCCATCCCTTTATCCTTTTGTTAGTTTTTCAAGTTCAATCTATATAGCTCCCGGCATACACGGTCCATTTCTTCTCGGCCGGTGTCCTTGACCGGCCCCGCGGGGTCTTATTGTAATACCCCAGATGAAGAATGCCTACAAACCGCTCATTCTCACGGATGCCGAGACGTTCATAAAAGCCCTCGCTCTGCATCATCGGCTCCGTATCCCATAGCATGCCCACCTGGCGCTCCCAGCCCAGCAGCTGGAAATTCTGCAGGATGCTGCAGACTGCCGCATAATTCCGGTCGCTTGCCTGCCGGTCAGGACCTGTGCCTGCAATAACGACCACATGGCCGGGAATATCGGCAAATCTTTTTTTGAACAGCTCGATCATCTTGCCCGGCATCCATTTGCC
This genomic interval carries:
- a CDS encoding S-layer homology domain-containing protein; this encodes MDRHEHTKNSSPFVHHTVKAALISTVALTLLLPGGLAAAESSSASAVAVPSVMDAGGQAAVTPDPSKAKITEDQAVAKTRELFPVLKDATVSGVRLGEDNSWPPSSNQMIWNISWSYEIGGTSYGFSTQVDALTGDLINTYITYPFLQQDAYYPPKLTRADALEQARKFIAKAAPSLGPDDIQLSDNEAMNPVGGSLFGTVQYNFYFKLLKNGLPSASDVLSVTVNGNGDVLQFSKTAPGPEYPSAKPAISLESAQKKFTDGFAVGLYYIPVYKDNTIEKWVLGWRPQEQSLYSINAQTGKSIDNEGAEASALPITYEAVPQAKERFQAAGTGKEITAAEAAKLVQQVVAIPAERKPDNQSLGTGYPNTKQKVWRLSWRDNSNTRMAAFPASSYAEVDAATGQIYQYQLEQFTGSKDVKPQPAPAGGKKLTQAEAKQQAILLVNRLYDQASSVLKLAEHGGTWSVLPDGKGFRFQFVRYYNGIPVSDTGVTLAMDIYGRLESYSAANPDFTTIQGQPTPAISQSEAMQSYKDRYAMKLQYNRIGGYNNIGYVEPQVKLVYSPLPVNEQNQYEVLDAATGKWVKVNAYSGQNAGTPAAVDLKGHPAEQALTELVKYGVLVPDADGKINPDQEITVGDWFTYIAAASTSSYQGYTNGTEQKPVAGVNPDSEYYKAVSFAANHEWISKDTVLQPDNKLSREQLAVQLASFLQYSKISVFLENDTAVSSFSDSASIKNKGAVALAVKLGLMQGDNGKFNPQQNVTKAGVATVLMKLVELQGKVDQNIGQRQRM
- a CDS encoding ABC transporter permease, with amino-acid sequence MVKKRRFPHLLRLLFVFLGMNLVWYIAYLLMHHPILPSPGAVYEAMFQLGAKDVALNVGYSLLRIFEGVLLALLIGLLIGLLMGRSPLWNRLLDPVVYLTYPIPKIALLPVVMLFFGLGETSKVLMIMLILLFQVIISVRDGVKAIPESTYDVLTSIGASTGQKFWNVTLPGALSVILSTIRISLGTAISVLFFTEIYGTEHGMGFFIMDAWLRLDYPEMYAGIMLFSLVGFVLFLLVDVMDYKFMKWRR
- a CDS encoding ABC transporter ATP-binding protein is translated as MSSLRNSGLSIKALQVEYKSGQKALGQVDLTLPEHGIYTIIGPSGSGKSTLLRAVAGLLPDYGGELLFNGKSVHDQGTLIGLVPQNYGLLPWKTVRDNIRVAMKITRPAGGNREAMEAEITHWLQSMGIAELAGRYPLSLSGGQQQRVAIARAFAIQPAILLLDEPFSALDAITREALQQIFLDNWLTHPAAALFVTHDVEEAILLGQKIVVMPSAKEDTPEVLDNASVFAMKHAEKRDSDEFFEQSKRIRKVMLAKW
- a CDS encoding ABC transporter substrate-binding protein, encoding MERRNWKHLMMLFMLVAAISMVAVGCGSNTNNAGAPATGNAAGDAPAASDAPAEAAALTLGLLPSIDAIPFIIAHEQGFDKEHNVNLEIQTFKSAKDRDVAFQAGKVDGISADLVAISIYNEAGLDVKITSTTTGEFDLLTGNDGVQEVKDLKGKTVILSKNTSTQYTVAMMLKQAGLTEEDIKVTEVPQIPTRLELLKNQKADAAVLPEPYVTMGKAAGLRVLSSTKTAGINPFVLAFPQSVIDAKGQAIQDMYAAYDEAVAYMKSHDQSEYIDLIIKEVGYPDTLKDQITVPEYLPANQVDVKEVEAAFAWAREKGLLTKNIPAEEVISDVQFKK
- a CDS encoding nitroreductase family protein, with amino-acid sequence MTLFDFRPELRGSGFFSGQPVPRQLVLELLNDAVWAPNDGLREPWRFIYADNGGSGRLSGLQEPAPAYLIVVMKEESDPYKRDEDFAAVCCLLQNFQLLACERRLGVRRTMNDWIYDRKQMNAFGVQDKERIAAVLEIGFWDGDPGAMPPAKMAEVKFDLL
- a CDS encoding nitroreductase family protein encodes the protein MSLAELIRGRRTIRSFNQTPVARELVAELLQQAAGLYPNAEDAVWRCIYAGTPESRGRLADYMMEHMAGSRLGKWMPGKMIELFKKRFADIPGHVVVIAGTGPDRQASDRNYAAVCSILQNFQLLGWERQVGMLWDTEPMMQSEGFYERLGIRENERFVGILHLGYYNKTPRGRSRTPAEKKWTVYAGSYID